In Synechococcus sp. KORDI-52, one genomic interval encodes:
- the cutA gene encoding divalent cation tolerance protein CutA yields MIEASGVVLALTLTTEARPQRAFGRAEALLERHLVACVSIHPVQSFYRWEGALQASHEVQLLMKISAMHVDALRSALSELHSYDTP; encoded by the coding sequence GTGATTGAAGCGAGTGGGGTGGTGCTGGCCCTCACCCTCACCACGGAAGCAAGGCCTCAGCGAGCTTTTGGGCGCGCTGAGGCCTTGCTGGAGCGCCATCTCGTGGCCTGTGTCTCCATCCACCCGGTTCAGTCGTTCTATCGCTGGGAGGGGGCGCTGCAGGCCTCCCATGAGGTCCAACTGCTGATGAAGATCTCCGCCATGCATGTGGATGCCCTGCGCTCGGCTCTCTCAGAGCTGCACAGCTACGACACCCCTTAG
- a CDS encoding precorrin-6A/cobalt-precorrin-6A reductase — protein sequence MQGPANDQRRVLLLAGTGEGPRLVQELSRRNWRVSVSVVTATAAKAYAGLPVERLSIGALQGIGGIKAALHQAGPFRCVVDATHPFAARISHDLVTACADLGQPLLRYERRLEPLGAAFLLADADALAAQPLHGQRLLLAIGGRHLPAWTAAVRRAGAIPYARALPSPDGLRAALRAGLPPDHLAVVRPLQGEAPGAIERSLCRRWDIEVVLCRQSGGVTEQLWHQLTTELGLSLLLLRRPSPPDGMDCVEDFISLIDRLERD from the coding sequence ATGCAAGGCCCCGCGAATGACCAGCGTCGTGTCCTGCTGCTGGCTGGAACCGGTGAAGGGCCGCGTTTGGTGCAGGAGCTCTCCCGCCGCAATTGGCGTGTGAGCGTGAGTGTGGTGACGGCAACTGCGGCGAAGGCCTACGCGGGATTGCCTGTGGAGCGGCTCTCGATTGGTGCCCTGCAGGGCATTGGCGGAATCAAGGCAGCTCTGCATCAGGCCGGCCCTTTCCGTTGTGTGGTGGATGCCACGCATCCTTTTGCGGCTCGAATCAGCCATGACCTGGTTACGGCCTGTGCGGATCTCGGCCAACCGCTGCTGCGTTATGAGCGTCGTCTTGAACCGCTGGGAGCGGCCTTTCTCCTTGCTGATGCCGATGCATTGGCGGCCCAACCGCTCCACGGCCAACGCCTGCTGCTGGCCATTGGAGGTCGTCATCTTCCGGCCTGGACTGCTGCTGTGCGCCGTGCCGGAGCCATCCCCTATGCCCGTGCGCTTCCCTCCCCCGATGGATTGCGCGCAGCCTTGCGGGCAGGTCTGCCCCCGGATCACCTGGCCGTGGTGCGACCCCTGCAAGGGGAGGCGCCGGGGGCGATCGAGCGGTCCCTCTGCCGTCGCTGGGACATTGAGGTGGTGCTCTGCCGCCAGTCCGGTGGTGTGACGGAACAGCTCTGGCATCAACTCACCACAGAACTGGGGCTGAGCTTGCTGCTGTTGCGGCGTCCATCTCCCCCCGATGGAATGGATTGTGTCGAGGATTTCATCAGCCTGATCGATCGGCTTGAGCGTGATTGA
- a CDS encoding single-stranded DNA-binding protein, with the protein MNHCVLEVEVIDAPTVRYTQDNQTPIAEMAVRFDPLREGDPPGELKVVGWGNLAQELQNRVQTGQRLLIEGRLRMNTMPRGDGMKEKRAEFTLARLHPIGAAATTGAAPSGNPSAPAPSRQAPAAAPTKAAIEPEPASWNAAPLVPDTDDIPF; encoded by the coding sequence ATGAACCATTGCGTGCTCGAAGTGGAGGTGATCGACGCACCGACGGTTCGATACACCCAGGACAACCAGACTCCCATTGCGGAGATGGCCGTGCGCTTTGATCCCCTTCGTGAGGGTGATCCGCCAGGTGAATTGAAAGTGGTGGGCTGGGGCAACTTGGCCCAGGAGCTGCAGAACCGTGTGCAGACCGGGCAGCGGCTGCTGATCGAAGGCCGGCTGCGGATGAACACCATGCCCCGGGGCGACGGCATGAAGGAAAAACGTGCTGAATTCACCCTGGCTCGGCTTCATCCGATCGGCGCGGCAGCCACGACGGGTGCAGCCCCTTCCGGCAACCCTTCAGCCCCGGCCCCCAGCCGCCAGGCCCCCGCGGCTGCGCCGACCAAGGCGGCGATAGAGCCTGAACCGGCCAGCTGGAATGCTGCGCCCCTCGTGCCCGACACCGACGACATCCCCTTCTGA
- a CDS encoding DUF2854 domain-containing protein has translation MKDFFSPGSLVTIAGGVLTVVGATAYATGSANLSLPTIFYGIPILLGGLALKSSELPPAIRVTPIKTFQKEREAAAPELGKLLGDVTRWRYGQKAHLESSLEALKLWDEDTPPQLEEIEELHSESGYGLRMRFLLGAVPLERWQERQERLGRFFAKGMRAELKQLDEQRLDVVLLPAGEA, from the coding sequence ATGAAGGATTTCTTCTCCCCCGGCAGCCTCGTCACCATCGCCGGAGGCGTGCTGACCGTGGTCGGTGCCACCGCTTACGCCACCGGGAGCGCCAACCTCAGCCTGCCCACGATCTTCTACGGAATCCCGATCTTGTTGGGGGGGCTGGCCCTGAAATCGTCGGAGCTGCCACCCGCCATCCGGGTGACACCGATCAAGACCTTTCAAAAGGAACGCGAAGCTGCAGCCCCAGAACTGGGCAAATTGCTCGGCGATGTGACGCGCTGGCGCTACGGCCAGAAGGCCCACCTGGAGTCGTCGCTGGAAGCGCTCAAACTCTGGGATGAAGACACCCCACCGCAGTTGGAAGAGATCGAAGAGCTTCATTCCGAGAGCGGCTATGGCCTGCGGATGCGTTTCCTGCTGGGAGCCGTTCCCCTCGAACGCTGGCAAGAGCGGCAGGAGCGGCTGGGGCGTTTCTTCGCCAAGGGGATGCGAGCGGAACTCAAGCAACTGGATGAACAACGGCTGGACGTTGTTCTGCTTCCAGCGGGTGAGGCCTAA
- the argB gene encoding acetylglutamate kinase, with protein sequence MAQSAQNNDEALRVSVLSEALPYIQRFAGRRIVIKYGGAAMAHAELRSAVFRDLALLACVGVQPVVVHGGGPEINQWLQRLEIPAEFRDGLRVTDADTMDVVEMVLVGRVNKQIVNGLNQLGTRAVGLSGSDGSLVEARPWGDGSHGLVGDVARVNPDVLEPLLEKGYVPVISSVAATPDDGRAHNINADTVAGELAAALEAEKLILLTDTPGILEDRDDPDSLIRKLRLAEARQLIEDGVVAGGMTPKTECCIRALAQGVSAAHIIDGRVPHALLLEVFTDAGIGTMVVGRG encoded by the coding sequence ATGGCCCAATCCGCCCAGAACAACGATGAGGCCCTCAGGGTGTCGGTGCTCAGCGAAGCGCTCCCCTACATCCAGCGCTTCGCCGGTCGGCGCATCGTGATCAAGTACGGCGGGGCCGCCATGGCCCATGCCGAGCTGCGTTCAGCCGTGTTTCGTGACCTGGCCCTGCTGGCCTGTGTTGGCGTCCAACCCGTCGTTGTTCATGGCGGCGGGCCCGAAATCAACCAGTGGCTGCAGCGTCTGGAAATCCCCGCCGAATTCCGCGACGGACTGCGGGTCACCGACGCCGACACCATGGACGTGGTCGAGATGGTGCTGGTGGGTCGCGTCAACAAGCAGATCGTGAATGGGCTCAATCAGCTCGGCACCCGTGCGGTTGGTTTGAGCGGAAGTGACGGCAGTCTTGTGGAGGCACGCCCCTGGGGGGACGGCAGCCATGGGCTGGTGGGAGATGTTGCCCGCGTCAATCCCGATGTGCTCGAACCGCTGCTGGAGAAGGGTTATGTGCCCGTCATCTCCAGCGTTGCCGCAACCCCCGATGACGGTCGAGCCCACAACATCAATGCCGACACGGTGGCGGGAGAACTGGCGGCGGCCCTGGAGGCTGAAAAACTGATCCTGCTGACCGACACCCCCGGCATCCTCGAAGATCGGGATGACCCCGACTCGCTGATCCGCAAACTGCGCCTCGCAGAGGCGCGACAACTGATTGAGGACGGCGTGGTCGCAGGGGGCATGACGCCCAAAACGGAATGTTGCATCCGCGCCCTGGCTCAGGGCGTGTCAGCCGCCCACATCATCGATGGCCGGGTTCCCCATGCCCTTTTGCTCGAAGTCTTCACCGACGCCGGCATCGGCACCATGGTGGTGGGACGCGGCTAG
- a CDS encoding DUF3153 domain-containing protein yields the protein MSDQDAALDLSEAEAALERGDYGQGLELLLPLAEQHPLNSPEGPGLRLLMITAWMGQGQDDKAIATCRLLSRCRDPKLRQQAKQLLGILEAPSLDRPERWSMRMPQLELNGSGSGQTSTMRRRRSRRPEPPPPPPTGPTRSPAAGFAMLVMAVLLGITLLLSGCVRIDADLDLRGPDRLALTWDVRSIQERPLPWQEQFERDLQREVPGLKIEQQGPGRQQISSRGASSHELAQQMAAVVAVAGRAAGVSIPAPMLKLEERNWLLGVQQHVQLMVDLSDLPEIPGLEVHLSLNHGQVERTALSGTTTEVSWQGWRWNPLGLGGLVILMLLISSMVLQVVRRKLGFGFPELPS from the coding sequence GTGAGCGATCAGGACGCAGCACTGGACCTCTCTGAAGCGGAGGCAGCCCTGGAGCGCGGGGACTACGGCCAGGGCCTGGAGCTGCTTCTCCCCCTGGCGGAACAACACCCGCTCAATAGCCCGGAGGGGCCGGGCCTTCGGCTCCTGATGATCACCGCCTGGATGGGCCAGGGGCAGGACGACAAAGCCATCGCCACCTGCAGGCTGCTGAGTCGCTGCCGCGATCCCAAGTTGCGCCAGCAAGCCAAACAACTGCTCGGGATTCTTGAAGCCCCAAGCCTGGATCGTCCGGAACGCTGGTCGATGCGGATGCCGCAACTGGAGCTGAATGGCTCCGGCAGCGGGCAGACCTCCACCATGCGGCGGCGACGGTCGCGGCGCCCCGAGCCCCCGCCACCACCACCCACGGGGCCGACGCGTTCACCGGCAGCGGGGTTCGCCATGCTGGTGATGGCGGTTCTGCTGGGGATCACGCTGTTGCTGAGCGGTTGCGTCCGCATCGACGCTGATCTCGACCTTCGCGGCCCGGATCGACTGGCCCTCACCTGGGACGTGCGGAGCATCCAGGAACGCCCGCTGCCCTGGCAGGAGCAATTCGAGCGAGACCTACAACGGGAGGTTCCCGGGCTGAAGATTGAACAACAAGGTCCTGGACGCCAACAGATCAGCAGCCGTGGTGCCTCATCCCACGAGCTGGCGCAACAAATGGCGGCCGTGGTTGCCGTGGCTGGTCGTGCGGCTGGGGTCTCGATCCCCGCACCAATGCTCAAGCTCGAAGAACGCAACTGGCTGCTGGGGGTGCAGCAGCACGTGCAGCTGATGGTGGACCTCAGCGATCTGCCCGAGATCCCTGGGCTCGAAGTTCATCTGAGCCTCAACCATGGGCAGGTGGAGCGCACGGCTCTTTCCGGCACCACCACCGAAGTCAGCTGGCAGGGCTGGCGCTGGAATCCACTCGGCCTGGGGGGTCTGGTGATCCTGATGCTGCTGATAAGCAGCATGGTGCTGCAGGTGGTGCGTCGGAAGCTGGGCTTTGGCTTCCCGGAACTGCCCTCCTGA
- the priA gene encoding primosomal protein N', whose protein sequence is MKSSEVCKVQSHLRRSVDVWLEAGREGRAFSYAADPAMGLRPGDLVRVRLRGRAMHGLVVSEREWGVDDPTGLQPVEALLQRAAVDPDWYGWLEGAANRCYLSAFRMLKAALPAGWLGQAGQRSLAGGRQMYWVQLCEAPEDVEPPTPRQQELLMWLKAEGGGGWQRDLVATGFGAPLLTALVQRGYLTRERRGAADNPGVDEGALERPRALTAEQQAIVEAYEQLSVGQGLLLWGITGSGKTEVYLQLAAQELDRGRHVLLLTPEIGLIPQLVDRCRRRFGSRVVEYHSGCGDAERVRTWRRCLASKQPLVVVGTRSAVFVPLKPLGLVVLDEEHDSSYKQDAPMPCYHARDLALDRVVMQQARLVLGSATPSLESWIQSGPDGPLTLVRLTERISRQALPPVHVIDMRHELAEGHKRLVSRALMDRLAALPEQGEQAVVLVPRRGYSPFLSCRSCGEVVMCPHCDVALTVHRGQGGRQWLRCHWCDHRETMENRCSHCGSTAFKPFGAGTQKVLELLSQELEGLRLLRFDRDSTGGRDGHRRLLDRFAAGEADVLIGTQMLAKGMDLPRVTLAAVLAADGLLHRPDLRAGEQALQLLMQLAGRAGRGERPGQVLVQTYTPEHPVIQHLVDGRYEAFLSQEVALRKEAGLVPFSRACLLRLSGESPSKTATAAAVLAERIRPICQHQNWWLLGPAPAPVARVAGRSRWQLLLHGPAGSPLPLPPGQALWDGLPKGVALTVDPDPQQL, encoded by the coding sequence ATGAAGTCTTCCGAAGTTTGCAAGGTCCAGTCGCATTTACGGCGCTCTGTTGATGTGTGGCTGGAGGCAGGACGGGAGGGGCGGGCCTTCAGCTATGCCGCTGATCCAGCCATGGGATTGAGGCCCGGAGACCTGGTGCGGGTGCGCCTTCGGGGTCGTGCCATGCATGGGCTTGTGGTCTCCGAGCGGGAGTGGGGCGTGGATGATCCCACTGGCCTTCAACCGGTGGAAGCCCTCTTGCAGCGGGCCGCAGTGGATCCTGATTGGTATGGATGGTTGGAAGGGGCGGCGAACCGCTGCTACCTCAGTGCCTTTCGCATGTTGAAAGCAGCTTTGCCGGCGGGCTGGCTCGGTCAGGCTGGTCAGCGTTCACTGGCGGGGGGGCGCCAGATGTACTGGGTTCAGCTGTGTGAGGCCCCTGAGGACGTCGAGCCACCAACGCCACGTCAGCAGGAGCTGCTGATGTGGTTAAAGGCGGAGGGAGGTGGTGGCTGGCAGCGTGATCTGGTCGCCACTGGGTTTGGCGCCCCGTTGCTGACCGCTCTCGTTCAACGGGGGTATCTGACGCGAGAACGGCGAGGGGCTGCGGACAACCCTGGAGTTGATGAGGGTGCTTTGGAGCGGCCACGGGCCTTGACTGCTGAGCAGCAGGCCATTGTTGAGGCCTATGAACAGCTTTCCGTGGGACAGGGGCTGTTGCTCTGGGGTATCACCGGCTCCGGCAAAACCGAGGTGTACCTCCAACTGGCTGCTCAGGAGCTGGACCGGGGCCGGCATGTCCTGCTGCTGACCCCTGAGATCGGTTTGATCCCCCAACTCGTTGACCGCTGCCGCAGACGTTTCGGCTCGCGCGTGGTGGAGTACCACAGTGGTTGTGGTGACGCCGAACGGGTTCGAACCTGGCGCCGCTGTCTTGCCTCGAAACAGCCGTTGGTGGTGGTGGGAACCCGCTCTGCGGTGTTCGTGCCGTTGAAGCCGCTGGGGCTGGTCGTTCTGGATGAGGAGCACGACAGCTCCTACAAGCAAGACGCCCCGATGCCCTGTTACCACGCCCGGGACCTGGCTTTGGACCGGGTTGTGATGCAACAGGCACGGCTTGTGCTGGGCAGTGCCACACCGTCGCTCGAGAGTTGGATTCAATCGGGGCCTGATGGTCCGTTGACCTTGGTGCGCTTGACCGAGCGGATTTCCCGGCAGGCTCTACCTCCAGTGCATGTCATCGACATGCGCCATGAGCTGGCCGAAGGACACAAACGTCTGGTCAGTCGCGCCTTGATGGATCGTCTTGCGGCGCTGCCGGAGCAGGGCGAACAGGCGGTTGTTTTGGTGCCTCGTCGGGGGTACAGCCCCTTTTTGAGCTGCCGCAGTTGCGGCGAGGTGGTCATGTGCCCCCACTGTGATGTGGCGCTCACCGTTCACCGTGGCCAGGGCGGACGTCAGTGGCTGCGATGCCATTGGTGTGACCACCGTGAGACTATGGAGAACCGCTGCAGCCACTGCGGTTCCACGGCTTTCAAGCCCTTTGGCGCCGGGACGCAGAAGGTGTTGGAACTGCTCTCCCAGGAGCTCGAAGGTCTTCGCTTGCTTCGCTTCGATCGCGATTCCACCGGGGGGCGTGATGGCCATCGACGCCTGTTGGACCGTTTTGCTGCTGGAGAAGCCGATGTTTTGATCGGCACGCAGATGCTGGCCAAGGGCATGGATCTGCCGCGGGTCACCCTGGCGGCGGTGCTTGCGGCGGATGGGCTTCTGCACCGCCCCGACCTCCGCGCAGGAGAGCAGGCCCTGCAGTTGCTGATGCAGTTGGCGGGCCGTGCCGGGCGAGGTGAGCGACCGGGGCAGGTGTTGGTGCAGACCTACACCCCAGAGCATCCGGTGATTCAACACCTCGTGGATGGTCGTTATGAAGCGTTCCTCTCCCAGGAGGTGGCCCTTCGCAAGGAAGCTGGTCTGGTGCCCTTCAGTCGCGCCTGTCTGCTGCGACTGTCTGGAGAATCACCCAGTAAAACAGCAACGGCGGCAGCGGTGCTGGCGGAGCGGATCCGGCCGATTTGTCAGCACCAGAACTGGTGGTTGTTGGGTCCGGCCCCAGCGCCTGTGGCCCGGGTTGCCGGCCGCAGCCGATGGCAGCTGTTGCTGCACGGTCCGGCGGGCTCCCCGCTTCCGCTGCCTCCAGGGCAGGCCCTCTGGGATGGCTTGCCCAAGGGTGTGGCGCTCACTGTGGATCCCGACCCGCAGCAGCTTTGA
- the rpoD gene encoding RNA polymerase sigma factor RpoD, which translates to MTPAATKAAKPDIVLLANADGTVKEVSTKNNTEAKKAPARRRTSKASAKDLSAAADELLAAADQAKKPTTAKKKPTTKTSKTKAATTKKPATTKKATAKKSTTKPSTAKAAAAKPTAEEKAKTAAAEKEAKAKALASIKIGPKGVYTEDSIRVYLQEIGRIRLLRPDEEIELARKIADLLYLEELASQFESDNGREPDNKEWAALVEMPLIRFRRRLMLGRRAKEKMVQSNLRLVVSIAKKYMNRGLSFQDLIQEGSLGLIRAAEKFDHEKGYKFSTYATWWIRQAITRAIADQSRTIRLPVHLYETISRIKKTTKVLSQEFGRKPTEEEIAESMEMTIEKLRFIAKSAQLPISLETPIGKEEDSRLGDFIEADIENPEQDVAKNLLREDLEGVLATLSPRERDVLRLRYGLDDGRMKTLEEIGQIFDVTRERIRQIEAKALRKLRHPNRNGVLKEYIK; encoded by the coding sequence ATGACCCCTGCCGCAACCAAAGCTGCCAAGCCAGACATCGTTCTTCTGGCCAATGCTGATGGCACGGTGAAGGAAGTCTCAACCAAGAACAACACGGAAGCCAAGAAGGCTCCTGCGCGTCGACGGACCAGCAAAGCGAGCGCCAAAGACCTGAGTGCCGCAGCCGATGAACTGCTGGCAGCGGCAGACCAGGCGAAGAAGCCGACGACCGCCAAGAAAAAACCCACAACCAAAACCTCCAAGACCAAAGCCGCCACAACTAAGAAGCCAGCCACCACCAAAAAGGCCACCGCAAAGAAGAGCACCACCAAGCCATCAACGGCGAAGGCAGCCGCAGCCAAGCCAACGGCCGAAGAGAAAGCCAAAACAGCTGCCGCCGAGAAAGAGGCCAAGGCCAAAGCCCTGGCCAGCATCAAGATCGGCCCCAAAGGGGTTTACACCGAAGACTCCATCAGGGTTTATCTGCAGGAAATAGGGCGGATTCGCCTGCTGCGTCCCGACGAAGAGATCGAACTGGCCCGCAAAATTGCCGATCTGCTCTATCTCGAGGAACTGGCTTCCCAATTTGAAAGTGACAACGGTCGAGAGCCCGACAACAAAGAGTGGGCTGCGCTTGTGGAAATGCCACTCATCCGCTTCCGGCGTCGCTTGATGCTCGGCCGACGGGCCAAGGAAAAAATGGTGCAATCCAACCTGCGCCTGGTGGTCTCGATTGCCAAGAAGTACATGAATCGAGGTCTGAGTTTTCAAGACCTGATTCAGGAAGGAAGCCTTGGCCTGATTCGGGCAGCCGAAAAGTTCGACCACGAAAAGGGCTACAAGTTCTCCACCTACGCCACCTGGTGGATTCGTCAGGCCATCACACGCGCCATTGCCGACCAGAGCCGCACCATCCGCCTACCGGTGCACCTCTACGAAACGATCTCCAGGATCAAGAAAACCACCAAGGTTCTCTCCCAGGAATTCGGCCGGAAGCCAACCGAAGAGGAAATCGCGGAATCGATGGAAATGACCATCGAAAAGCTGCGCTTCATCGCCAAGAGCGCCCAGCTGCCGATCTCCCTGGAGACTCCCATTGGCAAGGAAGAGGATTCACGCCTGGGCGATTTCATCGAAGCCGACATCGAGAATCCTGAGCAGGACGTTGCCAAAAATCTGCTTCGTGAAGACCTGGAAGGCGTGCTGGCCACCCTCAGCCCCCGCGAGCGCGATGTGCTGCGACTGCGCTACGGCCTGGACGACGGGCGGATGAAAACCCTCGAGGAAATTGGCCAGATTTTTGATGTGACCCGTGAACGGATCCGTCAGATCGAAGCCAAGGCCCTGCGTAAATTGCGCCACCCGAACCGCAATGGGGTTCTCAAGGAGTACATCAAATAA
- the hemC gene encoding hydroxymethylbilane synthase, whose product MALTELRIASRRSQLAMVQTNWVKAELEKAHPGLKITVEAMATQGDKILDVALAKIGDKGLFTKELEAQMLVDRADIAVHSLKDLPTNLPEGLMLGCITEREDPADALVVNAKNQAHKLDTLPEGSVVGTSSLRRLAQLRHHYPHLIFKDVRGNVITRLEKLDSGDYDCLILAAAGLGRLGFGDRIHQLIPGDISLHAVGQGALGIECVEGKPEVLEAIKVLEHTPTSQRCLAERAFLRELEGGCQVPIGVNTRFEGDQLILTGMVASLDGKRLIRDQASGAANKPEAIGIALANTLKSQGAGEILQEIFESVRPEA is encoded by the coding sequence ATGGCCCTCACCGAACTGCGCATCGCCTCACGACGCAGCCAGCTGGCCATGGTGCAAACCAACTGGGTCAAGGCAGAACTCGAGAAGGCCCATCCCGGCCTGAAGATCACCGTGGAAGCCATGGCCACCCAGGGCGACAAAATCCTGGACGTTGCCTTGGCCAAGATCGGCGACAAAGGCCTGTTCACCAAGGAACTGGAAGCCCAGATGCTGGTGGATCGTGCGGACATCGCCGTCCACTCCCTCAAAGACCTGCCCACCAACCTTCCTGAGGGGCTGATGCTCGGTTGCATCACCGAACGGGAAGACCCGGCCGATGCGCTTGTGGTGAACGCTAAGAACCAGGCCCACAAGCTCGACACCCTTCCCGAAGGTTCGGTGGTGGGAACAAGTTCCCTGCGCCGCCTGGCTCAGCTGCGTCACCACTACCCCCACCTGATCTTCAAGGACGTTCGGGGGAACGTGATCACCCGGCTGGAGAAATTGGACAGCGGCGATTACGACTGCCTGATCCTGGCCGCGGCAGGCCTGGGCAGGCTGGGCTTCGGCGATCGAATCCACCAGCTGATCCCTGGCGACATCTCTCTGCACGCCGTTGGTCAGGGAGCCCTGGGGATTGAATGCGTGGAGGGCAAGCCTGAAGTGCTTGAAGCCATCAAAGTGCTGGAGCACACCCCCACCTCCCAGCGCTGCCTGGCCGAACGCGCTTTCCTGCGGGAACTGGAGGGTGGCTGCCAGGTCCCCATCGGCGTGAACACCCGTTTCGAAGGCGATCAACTGATCCTCACCGGGATGGTGGCCAGCCTTGATGGCAAACGCTTGATCCGCGACCAAGCCAGTGGTGCCGCGAACAAACCCGAAGCCATTGGTATAGCCCTTGCGAACACCCTTAAAAGCCAAGGTGCGGGTGAAATTCTCCAAGAGATCTTCGAAAGTGTTCGTCCGGAGGCTTGA
- a CDS encoding L,D-transpeptidase produces MAPVLMAGLLAGSVSPCLAAEPAELALRRPARESRIVLDLGKRQIALVRGEQRLGVWPVAIGDPKTPTPEGEFAILSKKVNPIYVTHKSGQRRELRGPSSPIGDRYMAFHRNGRGEFGIHGTAWPHWVQIRAAVSLGCVRMLNSHIRQLFDAVDVGTRLEIRS; encoded by the coding sequence TTGGCGCCGGTTCTGATGGCTGGCCTGTTGGCGGGGTCCGTTTCTCCATGCCTTGCTGCTGAACCTGCTGAGCTGGCGTTGCGGCGACCTGCTCGCGAGTCACGCATCGTGCTCGACCTCGGCAAGCGACAGATCGCCCTTGTTCGGGGCGAGCAGAGGCTTGGAGTCTGGCCGGTGGCGATCGGAGATCCCAAGACCCCCACCCCTGAGGGGGAATTCGCCATCCTCAGCAAGAAGGTCAATCCGATCTATGTGACCCACAAGTCGGGTCAGCGGCGGGAGCTGCGCGGGCCCAGCAGCCCCATTGGCGATCGCTATATGGCCTTTCATCGCAATGGCCGTGGCGAGTTTGGAATCCATGGAACGGCCTGGCCTCACTGGGTTCAGATCCGTGCGGCCGTCAGTCTTGGCTGCGTGCGCATGCTCAACAGCCACATCCGCCAACTGTTTGATGCCGTTGATGTGGGAACACGCCTGGAGATTCGCAGTTAG
- a CDS encoding inorganic diphosphatase, translating into MANLDQAPSRSMPNLLHVLPAFADEPELRLNTIVELNSNTINKYELITETGHLKLDRVGYSSLAYPFAYGCIPRTWDEDGDPLDIEIVGVTEPLIPGSIVEARIIGIMTFDDGGEVDDKVIAVLADDKRMDHIKSWEDLGEHWKKETTYYWEHYKDLKKPGTCSVNGFFGTDKAIEIIKSCEARYMAEIDPKLVD; encoded by the coding sequence ATGGCCAACCTCGATCAGGCACCCAGCCGCAGCATGCCCAACCTGCTGCACGTGCTGCCGGCCTTCGCTGATGAACCCGAACTTCGTCTCAACACGATCGTGGAGCTCAACTCCAACACGATCAACAAGTACGAGCTGATCACCGAAACCGGCCATCTCAAGCTGGACCGCGTTGGTTACTCATCCTTGGCTTACCCCTTCGCCTACGGATGCATTCCCCGCACCTGGGATGAGGATGGCGATCCCCTCGATATTGAAATCGTTGGTGTCACCGAACCCCTGATTCCCGGCTCGATTGTGGAAGCCCGCATCATCGGAATCATGACCTTCGACGACGGGGGTGAAGTCGACGACAAAGTGATCGCTGTGCTCGCCGATGACAAGCGCATGGATCACATCAAGAGCTGGGAAGATCTCGGTGAGCACTGGAAGAAAGAGACCACCTATTACTGGGAGCACTACAAGGATCTGAAGAAGCCTGGCACCTGCTCGGTCAACGGATTTTTCGGCACCGACAAAGCGATTGAGATCATCAAGAGCTGCGAGGCCCGATACATGGCTGAGATCGATCCCAAGCTGGTGGACTGA